CCCGGCGAGCGCAAGATGGTGAACTACCACTTCACCGACAAGCAGATCGACGATCTGATCGCCTTCTTCCAGTGGGCGGGCGAGGTGGACCTCAACGGGTTCCCCAAGAAGCCCGACCTGGGGGCGCCGGCCCAGGCCCCCGCCCAGGCGGCAAGCACCGCCGCGAGCGACCATGCTGCCGCCGCGCAGCCCGCCTACTTCGCCTCGGTCTGCGCCGGCTGCCACACCGTCGCCGGCAAGGGCGGCAACGTGGGCCCCGCCCTCGACGGGGTGGGGACGCGCATGACGGCTGACGCCATCGACGCCTTCATCAAGGACCCCCAGAAGATCCGCCCCGGCACCAAGATGCCCAACCTCGGCCTGGACGACACCACGCGCGGCGAGCTGGTCACGTACCTGTCCGGCTTGCGCTAGGAGAATCACCGCCATGAAACATCCATCCCAAAGGGTCGCCTACTGGTTCTTCCTGTCGGCCATCCTGCTGCTCTGCCTCCAGATCGTCTACGGCTTCATCATGGGCTTCGCCCACATGGGCTTCGACGGCCTGCACGGCCTCATCCCCTTCAACAC
This genomic window from bacterium contains:
- a CDS encoding cytochrome c, which translates into the protein MLTKSQARAFFVGGTALFSAIFLGLTVDTLRQVPKQTNEHKMTAQVVHGKEIWEANNCMGCHTLFGEGAYYAPELTKVYDRRGPVWMKTFLKDPQAMYPGERKMVNYHFTDKQIDDLIAFFQWAGEVDLNGFPKKPDLGAPAQAPAQAASTAASDHAAAAQPAYFASVCAGCHTVAGKGGNVGPALDGVGTRMTADAIDAFIKDPQKIRPGTKMPNLGLDDTTRGELVTYLSGLR